A DNA window from Paraburkholderia sp. IMGN_8 contains the following coding sequences:
- a CDS encoding SgcJ/EcaC family oxidoreductase, giving the protein MTDDERAIRNLVDTWLGASQNGDYATVLSLMSDDVVFMVPGQEPFGKAAFAAAINSQPQVEIDAHSEIQELNVLGDWAFLRNRLDITIKPSGADAGAAVRRAGYTLTILRKEADGRWLLVRDANLMMAQT; this is encoded by the coding sequence ATGACAGACGACGAACGCGCGATTCGCAACCTCGTAGACACCTGGCTTGGCGCGAGCCAAAACGGCGATTACGCCACCGTGCTGAGCCTGATGTCCGACGACGTAGTGTTCATGGTTCCAGGGCAGGAGCCGTTTGGCAAAGCAGCGTTTGCCGCCGCCATCAATTCGCAGCCGCAAGTCGAGATTGACGCGCATAGCGAGATTCAGGAGCTCAACGTACTCGGCGACTGGGCATTCCTGCGTAACCGCCTCGACATCACAATCAAGCCGTCGGGCGCCGACGCTGGAGCGGCGGTGCGCCGCGCGGGGTATACGCTGACGATTCTGCGCAAGGAAGCCGACGGACGCTGGCTGCTGGTGCGCGACGCCAACCTGATGATGGCGCAGACCTGA
- the tkt gene encoding transketolase, giving the protein MSTTEAQPAAPIASLASIPPSPQAAAAQTQYRQQAPQLPLADAIRFLSIDAILRAGEGHQGVPLGMAEIATALFTRHLKFNPSDPTWPDRDRFVLSNGHGSLLLYSLLYLTGYAAIGLDQLKTFRELGSHCAGHPEYEPAHGIEVTTGPLGQGIANAFGMAIAEAYLAAKFGSELVDHYTYAFVGDGCLQEGIGQEMISLAGHLRLGKLILCWDDNQITDDGSTSLSISEDVCARFRVGGWHVVEVDGHDLEAVSAALTIARTDPRPSMIACRTIIGRGIARLAGQRGGHSGKLFQADADAAREQLGWPHAPFEVPEEILSAWRAAGRRNDQEHSAWKARVAALPDAQRAEFERVQSGQLPDGWRDVLDAYRQRVAERDEPQPGITVSGEISDLLVPMLPERMVGCADLEAPTGHKRQLHAFTAEERSGAYVHCGVREHLMGAMANGMAAHGGVIATSVTYLAFSDYQRPAMRMAALMGLPVHFVFSHDSIGVGKNGPTHQPVEILASLRAMPNMRVLRPADAVEAAECWALALEHRRGPSTLVFARQALPLVRRTRSAELLSRRGAYVLAEAHGGPRLVTLLATGSEVALALQARSQLQDDGIATAVVSMPCWEIFDEQDDAYRAAVLGSGTVRVGIEAALRFGWDRYLGERGGFVGMTGFGASASAEALYEHFGMTAKHVVAEAKRHL; this is encoded by the coding sequence CAGCACAGACGCAATATCGACAGCAAGCGCCCCAGTTGCCGCTAGCCGACGCGATCCGCTTTCTTTCCATCGATGCGATTCTGCGCGCCGGCGAAGGTCATCAGGGCGTGCCGCTCGGCATGGCCGAAATCGCGACCGCGCTGTTCACCCGGCATCTGAAATTCAACCCTTCCGATCCAACCTGGCCCGACCGCGACCGCTTCGTGCTGTCCAATGGTCACGGGTCGCTGCTACTGTATTCGCTGCTGTATCTGACCGGGTATGCGGCCATCGGGTTGGATCAGCTCAAGACCTTCCGCGAACTCGGCTCGCACTGCGCGGGGCATCCCGAATACGAACCGGCGCACGGTATCGAAGTCACCACCGGTCCGCTTGGGCAGGGTATCGCGAACGCGTTCGGGATGGCGATCGCCGAAGCCTACCTCGCGGCAAAATTCGGCAGCGAACTCGTCGATCACTACACGTACGCGTTCGTCGGCGACGGCTGTCTTCAGGAGGGTATCGGTCAGGAGATGATTTCGCTGGCCGGGCATCTGCGCCTGGGCAAGCTGATCCTATGCTGGGACGATAACCAGATTACCGACGACGGCAGCACCTCGCTATCGATCAGCGAGGACGTCTGCGCACGGTTCCGCGTGGGCGGCTGGCATGTTGTCGAAGTCGATGGTCACGATCTCGAAGCGGTCTCGGCGGCGCTGACGATCGCGCGCACGGACCCGCGGCCGTCGATGATCGCGTGCCGGACCATCATCGGCCGCGGCATTGCGCGCCTGGCAGGGCAGCGGGGCGGCCATAGCGGCAAGCTGTTCCAGGCGGATGCCGACGCGGCACGCGAACAGCTCGGCTGGCCCCATGCGCCATTTGAGGTGCCCGAAGAGATATTGAGTGCGTGGCGCGCGGCCGGACGGCGCAACGATCAGGAACATAGCGCATGGAAAGCGCGCGTAGCCGCGTTGCCGGACGCGCAGCGCGCCGAGTTCGAGCGTGTTCAATCCGGCCAGTTGCCGGATGGCTGGCGAGATGTGCTTGACGCCTACCGCCAACGCGTTGCGGAGCGCGACGAGCCGCAGCCCGGCATCACGGTGTCGGGCGAGATCAGCGATCTGCTCGTGCCGATGCTGCCGGAGCGCATGGTCGGTTGCGCCGATCTCGAAGCGCCCACCGGACACAAGCGCCAATTGCACGCCTTCACCGCCGAGGAGCGCAGCGGCGCCTATGTTCATTGCGGCGTGCGCGAACATCTGATGGGTGCAATGGCCAACGGCATGGCCGCGCACGGCGGCGTCATCGCGACCAGCGTCACCTATCTGGCGTTCTCCGACTACCAGCGGCCCGCGATGCGGATGGCTGCGCTGATGGGCCTGCCGGTGCACTTCGTGTTCAGCCACGACTCGATCGGCGTCGGCAAGAACGGCCCGACGCATCAACCCGTCGAGATACTCGCTTCGTTGCGCGCGATGCCGAACATGCGCGTGCTGCGTCCCGCCGATGCGGTGGAGGCGGCCGAGTGCTGGGCACTCGCGCTCGAACATCGGCGTGGCCCGAGCACGCTGGTGTTCGCGCGCCAGGCGCTGCCGCTGGTGCGCCGCACGCGGAGTGCCGAGCTGCTGTCGCGACGCGGCGCCTACGTGCTCGCCGAGGCGCACGGCGGGCCGCGCCTGGTGACCTTGCTCGCGACCGGCTCGGAAGTGGCGCTGGCCTTGCAGGCGCGTAGCCAATTGCAGGACGACGGCATAGCAACCGCTGTGGTGTCGATGCCGTGCTGGGAAATCTTCGATGAACAGGACGACGCCTATCGCGCGGCGGTCTTGGGTTCAGGCACCGTGCGCGTCGGTATCGAGGCTGCGCTGCGTTTCGGCTGGGACCGCTATCTGGGCGAACGGGGCGGCTTTGTAGGGATGACCGGCTTCGGTGCTTCTGCGTCTGCCGAGGCGCTGTACGAACACTTCGGCATGACGGCGAAGCATGTTGTCGCCGAAGCGAAGCGGCATCTGTAA
- a CDS encoding AraC family transcriptional regulator — MNQCSQPYHPADATAAATEPRAAIATSRFSTHALAGNAQMLAWRERVGHVVDVLPSKQQIAERFRGEIDRYSLDGMMFTDCRTDEIVLERSVARVSTDHRRDYVFQLFVEGEIGNVTGMHKKRSAPGSVQGIVAFDLNQPFRVERPACRLLSLFLPASIVEQELRDGASIHGRILQQGSPLTSLVMDQMAAIAREIPTLDPDSAANALNAGAQLLIAAFRKESRLTGGGRAALQAAVMGQVRRYVEANLHQGDLTPTSIVQALQLKRATVYRWFEHEGGLGAYIRNRRLREAADELVRFPHLQVMEVAYGLGFQSASDFTRAFRRAFDMSPHDMRLRALDLQHSRAAP; from the coding sequence ATGAACCAGTGCTCACAGCCCTATCACCCGGCCGACGCTACCGCTGCTGCAACCGAACCGCGTGCCGCCATCGCGACGAGCCGTTTCAGCACGCACGCGCTGGCGGGCAACGCGCAAATGCTCGCCTGGCGCGAACGCGTGGGCCATGTGGTCGACGTCCTGCCGTCAAAACAACAGATCGCCGAGCGGTTCCGCGGAGAAATCGATAGGTATTCGCTCGATGGAATGATGTTTACTGACTGCCGCACCGACGAGATCGTGCTGGAACGTTCGGTGGCGCGCGTGTCCACCGACCATCGCCGGGACTACGTCTTCCAACTGTTCGTGGAGGGCGAGATCGGCAACGTGACGGGCATGCACAAGAAGCGCAGCGCGCCCGGCTCGGTGCAAGGCATCGTCGCGTTCGATCTGAACCAGCCGTTTCGGGTCGAGCGGCCCGCCTGCCGTCTGCTGAGTCTGTTCTTGCCGGCGTCGATCGTGGAGCAGGAACTTCGCGACGGCGCGTCGATTCATGGCCGCATCCTCCAGCAGGGCTCGCCGCTGACCAGCCTCGTGATGGATCAGATGGCGGCCATCGCCCGGGAAATACCGACGCTCGACCCGGACAGCGCGGCCAACGCGTTAAATGCCGGCGCCCAGCTTCTGATCGCGGCGTTTCGCAAGGAGTCGCGCCTGACGGGCGGAGGCCGCGCCGCGCTCCAAGCCGCGGTAATGGGACAGGTCCGGCGTTACGTCGAAGCGAACCTGCACCAGGGCGACCTCACGCCGACCAGCATCGTTCAGGCGCTGCAACTGAAGCGCGCCACGGTCTACCGCTGGTTCGAGCACGAAGGCGGCCTTGGCGCGTACATTCGCAATCGCAGGTTGCGGGAAGCGGCAGACGAACTGGTCCGTTTCCCGCATCTACAGGTCATGGAAGTTGCTTACGGACTCGGTTTCCAAAGCGCATCGGATTTCACGCGCGCATTTCGCCGCGCCTTCGACATGAGCCCGCACGACATGCGACTGCGCGCGCTGGACCTGCAACATAGCCGTGCGGCGCCGTGA
- a CDS encoding MFS transporter, translating into MHNNATGKLTNLSGAELRRIVVAIVIGNGFVAYDFTVYSFSAVLIGNLFFPSGNPASSLLLSLATFGAGFVMRPLGAIVIGHIADSHGRKAGMAVSLTLMTLGTWLIACLPTYASIGPAAAVLMVLARLMQGLATGGEIGPAAASLMESVAYRHRCFMVSWRGASQGAAAFAAALVTASTTALLSPAALQSWGWRIPFVLGGLIGPVGWYLRRRMPAVPRQPGGRLNPGRLFVEHTRPLVCGILMTAATSVGIYVTVFYMPSYLVRTLHRPPAISLLTACLSGLVIFVVTPLMGRAADRFASRKTLQSLFFVASMAAAWPVFWMLTHGVGDLAALVIITAYVALAVNNDGANSVLMMEAFPPHRRAAGLSVIYGIGVVVFGGFSPFFVTWLINVTGNPMIPAWYLMAATGLTLVALNRFPEQAPAEGAAYASQPPA; encoded by the coding sequence ATGCACAACAATGCCACCGGCAAGCTGACCAACCTGTCCGGCGCCGAACTCAGGCGCATTGTCGTGGCGATCGTGATCGGCAACGGCTTCGTTGCGTACGATTTCACGGTTTACAGCTTTTCGGCCGTGCTGATCGGCAATCTTTTCTTTCCGTCCGGCAACCCGGCGTCATCGCTGCTGCTCTCGCTTGCCACCTTCGGCGCCGGCTTTGTGATGCGCCCGCTCGGCGCGATCGTGATCGGCCACATCGCCGACAGCCACGGCCGCAAGGCCGGCATGGCCGTGTCGCTCACGCTCATGACGCTCGGCACGTGGCTGATCGCGTGCCTGCCCACCTATGCGTCGATCGGTCCCGCGGCGGCGGTGCTGATGGTGCTCGCGCGGCTGATGCAGGGGCTCGCGACAGGCGGGGAGATCGGGCCGGCGGCGGCTTCGCTGATGGAATCGGTCGCGTACCGGCACCGCTGTTTCATGGTGAGCTGGCGTGGCGCGAGCCAGGGTGCGGCCGCTTTCGCCGCCGCGCTGGTCACGGCGAGCACCACCGCGCTGTTGTCGCCCGCCGCCTTGCAGAGCTGGGGATGGCGCATTCCTTTCGTATTGGGCGGCCTGATCGGCCCGGTTGGCTGGTATCTGCGCCGCCGTATGCCCGCGGTCCCGAGGCAGCCGGGTGGACGGCTGAATCCCGGCCGCCTGTTCGTCGAGCACACGCGCCCGCTCGTCTGCGGCATTCTGATGACAGCGGCGACTTCGGTGGGCATCTATGTCACCGTGTTCTACATGCCGTCCTATCTGGTTCGAACGCTGCACCGGCCGCCGGCGATCAGCCTGTTGACCGCCTGTCTCTCGGGGCTCGTGATCTTCGTCGTGACCCCGTTGATGGGGCGCGCCGCCGACCGGTTCGCGAGCCGCAAGACGCTCCAGTCCCTGTTTTTCGTGGCATCGATGGCGGCGGCATGGCCCGTTTTCTGGATGCTGACCCATGGCGTGGGCGACCTCGCCGCGCTCGTCATCATCACGGCGTACGTCGCGCTGGCGGTGAACAACGACGGTGCGAACTCGGTGCTGATGATGGAGGCCTTTCCCCCGCATCGGCGCGCGGCAGGCCTTTCTGTGATCTACGGTATTGGTGTCGTTGTGTTCGGCGGGTTTTCGCCGTTCTTCGTCACATGGCTCATCAACGTGACGGGCAATCCAATGATCCCGGCGTGGTATCTGATGGCGGCGACCGGGCTCACGCTTGTCGCGCTGAACCGGTTTCCCGAGCAGGCGCCGGCTGAGGGTGCCGCATACGCTTCGCAGCCGCCGGCGTAA